A genomic stretch from Streptococcus oralis includes:
- a CDS encoding YhgE/Pip domain-containing protein yields MFKEWKAIFKKPTFIIVMIGISLIPALYNIIFLSSMWDPYGQLSDLPVAVVNNDKEASYNGNTMAIGKDMVSNLKENKSLDFHFVDEDEGKKGLEDGNYYMVVTLPSDLSEKAASILTNHPEQMQIDYQTSSGHSFIASKMSDSAMTQLKQNVSTNVTETYTKALFNKMVELKDGMSQAASGSEKLTDGANQLVTGSQTLTTNLHSLADSSLTFSNGTEQFTKGLSAYVSGVEQLHLGLGTFNSGLVTYTGAVSKLDSGLGQLASKSPELVGGINQLYTGVEAYTGGVSQLNTGLNQFSSGVSAYTNGVGNLATGANQLSSQSATLRMGVEQLSEGIQQLSSKLDASSEQKDQIAQLSSGLNQLNQAIQNIDVGDTKQLDSVLSSIVSLSNQMLVSAQSEKAATLANIQSTAAYQSLTSEQQAEISASVSQNSTDSIQSAQSIIALVQGLQGSLENLQNQSSNLSTLKNQANQVLPIASTSLTGLSSGLTEIQGAVTSKLVPASQSITSGVNAYTAGVDKVSQGASQLSEKNSTLTGSLDQLVSGSNTLTQKSSSLTAGVGQLVEKTPELVSGIEKLSTGSNQLNQKSQELIAGVDKLQSGSGQLADKSSQLLSGASQLENGANKLADGAGKLAEGGTTLTSSLEDLQTGVDSLGQGLGNANDQLKSASTESENAETLSNPLVLSKTDNDQVPVNGIAMAPYMISVALFVAAISTNMIFAKLPSGRHPESRWAWLKSRSEINGIIAVLAGVLVYGGVHLIGLTANHEMRTLILIIITSLAFMSMVTALTTWNSRIGAFFSLILLLLQLASSAGTYPLALTNDFFKGVNPWLPMSYSVSGLRQTISMTGNIHHQVIFLIITLAFFTALGMLAYQPKKMEED; encoded by the coding sequence ATGTTTAAAGAATGGAAAGCAATTTTTAAAAAACCAACCTTTATTATTGTCATGATAGGGATTTCTCTTATTCCAGCTCTGTACAATATCATATTTTTGTCATCAATGTGGGATCCATATGGGCAATTGTCTGACTTACCTGTGGCAGTTGTCAATAATGATAAAGAAGCTTCCTATAACGGTAATACCATGGCTATAGGAAAAGACATGGTGTCAAATTTAAAAGAAAATAAAAGCTTAGATTTTCATTTCGTAGATGAAGATGAAGGAAAGAAGGGATTGGAAGATGGCAATTACTATATGGTAGTGACTTTACCAAGTGATTTATCTGAAAAAGCAGCTTCTATTTTAACGAATCATCCAGAGCAAATGCAAATCGATTATCAGACTTCAAGTGGTCATAGTTTTATTGCTAGCAAGATGAGCGATTCTGCGATGACACAATTGAAGCAGAATGTTTCTACAAATGTAACTGAGACCTATACTAAAGCTTTATTTAACAAGATGGTCGAATTAAAGGATGGTATGAGTCAAGCAGCTTCTGGTAGTGAAAAATTAACTGATGGAGCGAATCAGTTAGTGACAGGAAGTCAAACATTGACTACTAACCTACACTCTTTAGCAGATTCAAGTTTAACATTTTCAAATGGAACGGAGCAGTTTACCAAAGGATTATCTGCTTATGTTTCTGGTGTTGAACAACTTCATCTTGGCTTAGGGACTTTTAATAGTGGTTTAGTTACATATACTGGTGCAGTAAGTAAATTAGATAGCGGATTAGGTCAATTAGCTTCTAAAAGTCCTGAATTAGTAGGAGGAATCAATCAGTTATATACTGGTGTAGAGGCCTATACTGGCGGTGTTTCTCAGCTCAATACTGGTCTTAATCAATTTTCATCTGGTGTTAGTGCCTATACAAATGGAGTGGGAAATCTTGCAACAGGTGCGAATCAGTTATCTAGTCAATCAGCTACACTTCGAATGGGTGTGGAGCAATTAAGTGAAGGGATTCAACAACTTTCTAGCAAGTTAGATGCTTCGTCTGAGCAAAAAGATCAAATTGCTCAATTATCTTCTGGTCTGAATCAGTTAAATCAAGCTATTCAAAATATTGATGTTGGAGATACAAAACAATTAGATTCTGTTTTATCAAGTATAGTATCTCTTTCTAATCAAATGCTAGTAAGTGCTCAGTCTGAAAAAGCAGCTACATTAGCAAATATTCAATCGACAGCAGCTTATCAATCATTGACAAGTGAGCAACAAGCTGAGATAAGCGCTTCTGTATCTCAAAATTCGACTGATAGTATTCAATCGGCTCAGTCAATTATAGCTTTAGTACAAGGTTTACAGGGAAGTTTAGAAAACTTACAAAATCAATCTTCAAATCTTTCGACATTAAAAAATCAAGCCAATCAAGTATTACCTATTGCTTCTACTTCTTTGACAGGATTGTCAAGTGGATTAACAGAAATACAGGGAGCAGTGACGAGTAAATTAGTTCCTGCTAGTCAGTCGATTACATCAGGTGTAAATGCATATACTGCAGGTGTTGATAAAGTTTCTCAGGGCGCAAGTCAACTAAGTGAAAAAAACTCCACCTTGACAGGTAGTTTGGATCAACTAGTTTCAGGCTCAAATACCTTGACACAAAAATCGTCTAGCTTGACAGCAGGAGTTGGTCAATTAGTTGAAAAAACTCCAGAATTAGTATCTGGCATTGAAAAATTATCAACTGGCTCCAATCAATTGAATCAAAAGAGTCAAGAATTGATAGCAGGAGTTGATAAATTACAATCCGGATCTGGGCAATTAGCAGACAAATCCAGTCAGTTACTTTCAGGTGCTTCTCAATTAGAGAATGGAGCTAATAAATTGGCAGATGGTGCTGGAAAATTAGCAGAAGGTGGAACAACCTTAACCTCTAGTCTTGAAGATTTACAGACGGGAGTTGATTCATTAGGACAAGGATTAGGCAATGCGAATGATCAACTTAAATCAGCATCAACAGAATCTGAAAATGCAGAAACATTATCTAATCCTCTAGTTCTCTCAAAAACAGACAATGACCAGGTTCCTGTAAATGGGATTGCCATGGCTCCTTATATGATATCAGTTGCTCTTTTTGTTGCTGCTATATCTACCAATATGATTTTTGCTAAGTTGCCTTCTGGACGTCATCCAGAGAGTCGTTGGGCTTGGTTGAAGTCTCGCTCTGAAATAAATGGTATTATAGCTGTCTTAGCAGGTGTTTTAGTTTATGGAGGTGTCCATCTTATTGGATTGACTGCGAACCATGAGATGAGAACCTTGATTCTAATTATAATCACAAGTTTAGCTTTCATGTCTATGGTGACAGCTTTAACAACTTGGAATAGCCGTATTGGAGCTTTCTTCTCTCTTATTTTACTTTTATTACAGTTAGCATCAAGTGCAGGGACCTATCCCCTTGCTTTGACAAATGATTTCTTCAAAGGTGTCAATCCTTGGTTACCAATGAGTTATTCTGTATCAGGCTTACGACAAACAATCTCTATGACAGGAAATATTCATCATCAAGTGATTTTCCTTATTATAACTCTAGCTTTCTTTACTGCTTTAGGTATGCTAGCTTATCAACCTAAGAAAATGGAAGAAGATTAA
- a CDS encoding TetR/AcrR family transcriptional regulator: protein MKESNKRLKTKRIIENAMVQLLMDQPFDQISTVKLAEKAGISRSSFYTHYKDKYDMIEHYQSKLFHTFEYIFQKHAHHKRDAILEVFEYLESEPLLAALLSENGTKEIQNFLRNKLHIMLSTDLQKRFMKLQLNPIELEYSSIYLTNALFGVCQTWIAHGKKESPQEMTDFLMKMLGDVN from the coding sequence ATGAAAGAAAGTAACAAACGTTTAAAAACAAAACGAATTATTGAAAATGCCATGGTTCAATTATTGATGGACCAACCCTTTGATCAAATTTCTACTGTCAAGCTAGCAGAAAAAGCCGGAATTAGTCGTTCCAGCTTTTACACTCACTACAAGGATAAGTATGATATGATTGAGCATTACCAAAGTAAGCTCTTTCATACCTTTGAGTATATTTTCCAAAAACATGCCCATCATAAAAGAGATGCTATTTTAGAAGTATTTGAATATTTAGAGTCTGAGCCACTTTTGGCTGCACTCTTATCTGAAAATGGTACAAAAGAAATCCAAAATTTCTTGAGAAATAAGCTTCACATTATGCTTAGCACAGACCTTCAGAAACGCTTTATGAAACTACAACTCAATCCAATTGAATTAGAATATAGTAGCATTTATCTAACAAATGCCCTATTTGGTGTTTGCCAGACTTGGATTGCTCACGGAAAAAAAGAAAGTCCGCAAGAAATGACAGACTTCCTTATGAAAATGTTAGGTGATGTAAACTAA
- the comE gene encoding competence system response regulator transcription factor ComE, which yields MKVLILEDVIEHQVRLERILNEISEESNIPISYKTTGKVREFKEYIENDEVNQLYFLDIDIHGIEKKGFEVAQFIRHHNPYAIIVFITSRSEFATLTYKYQVSALDFVDKDINDELFKKRIEQSIFYTKSMLLENEDVVDYFDYNYKGNDLKIPYHDILYIETTGVSHKLRIIGKNFAKEFYGTMTDIQEKDKHTQRFYSPHKSFLINIGNVREIDRKNLEVVFYEDHRCPITRLKVRKLKDILEKKTKK from the coding sequence ATGAAAGTATTAATTTTAGAAGATGTTATTGAGCATCAAGTGAGACTAGAGAGAATATTGAATGAAATCTCGGAGGAATCAAATATTCCTATTTCTTACAAGACAACAGGAAAAGTTCGTGAGTTTAAGGAATATATCGAAAATGATGAAGTAAATCAGCTTTATTTCCTAGATATCGATATTCACGGAATTGAGAAAAAGGGCTTTGAAGTGGCACAGTTTATCCGTCATCACAATCCTTATGCTATTATTGTCTTTATTACCAGTCGATCTGAATTTGCTACCTTAACGTACAAATACCAGGTATCAGCTCTAGATTTTGTAGACAAAGACATCAATGATGAATTGTTCAAAAAACGTATCGAGCAGAGTATTTTTTACACTAAGAGCATGCTGCTTGAAAACGAAGATGTTGTAGACTATTTTGATTACAACTATAAGGGAAATGATTTGAAAATCCCTTACCATGATATTTTGTATATCGAAACAACAGGTGTTTCTCATAAACTGCGGATTATTGGTAAGAATTTTGCCAAAGAGTTCTATGGAACCATGACAGATATTCAGGAAAAGGACAAACATACCCAGCGATTTTATTCTCCTCATAAATCTTTCCTAATCAATATTGGAAATGTTAGAGAAATTGATCGAAAGAATCTAGAAGTTGTCTTTTATGAAGATCATCGCTGCCCCATCACTCGTTTGAAAGTTCGTAAACTGAAAGATATTCTAGAGAAAAAAACTAAAAAGTGA
- the comD gene encoding competence system sensor histidine kinase ComD, with translation MNLFGLVIAFFYVFIISKIYEWTCNATKKEKYIYSLYVFLLQLILEEIMYLLALDGYGLSKFLFPLLIFGYFVGFQKYDKSKGVFISLLFSLLYHSSNNFISVTLSSITGDDIALEYNNYFIIFVLILTYLVIKIVISYFHLEFKYFDKEYLYSFLKKVLYAFIFLHIVSFISDIVSTISHLNSFGSILSTIVFICLLLIFFAMNSYKVQIEKEIALKQKKFEQKHLQTYTDEIVKLYNEIRGFRHDYAGMLVSMQMAIDSEDLQEIDRVYNEVLVKANQKLRSEKYTYFDLNNLEDSALRSLIAQSIVYARNNDVEFTLEVKDVITRLSMDLLDLVRIMSILLNNAVEGAADSYLKQMEVAVIKMDFETVIVIQNSCKITMTPSEDLFALGFSTKGRNRGLGLNNVKEILDKYDNIMLETEMEDNTFRQIIRFKREFE, from the coding sequence ATGAATTTATTTGGATTAGTAATAGCTTTTTTTTATGTTTTTATCATTAGTAAAATTTATGAATGGACTTGTAATGCAACTAAAAAAGAAAAATATATTTATAGTCTTTATGTCTTTTTACTACAATTAATATTAGAAGAAATAATGTATTTGCTAGCCTTAGATGGTTACGGTTTGTCTAAATTTTTATTTCCTTTACTCATATTCGGTTACTTTGTTGGATTTCAGAAGTATGATAAGTCTAAGGGAGTTTTTATAAGCCTATTATTTTCTCTCTTATATCATAGTAGTAATAACTTTATATCGGTAACTTTATCATCTATAACAGGAGATGATATTGCATTAGAATATAATAATTATTTTATTATATTTGTACTTATTTTAACCTATTTGGTTATTAAAATTGTCATATCTTATTTCCATTTGGAGTTTAAATATTTTGACAAAGAATATCTCTATTCTTTTTTGAAAAAAGTGCTATATGCATTTATCTTCTTGCATATCGTCTCTTTTATTTCAGATATCGTGAGTACTATTTCTCATTTAAATAGTTTTGGAAGTATTTTATCAACCATTGTTTTTATTTGCTTGTTATTGATTTTCTTTGCAATGAATTCTTATAAGGTTCAAATTGAAAAAGAGATTGCCCTAAAGCAGAAGAAATTTGAACAAAAGCATTTACAGACTTATACTGATGAAATTGTCAAGTTGTATAATGAAATTCGAGGTTTTCGTCATGACTATGCAGGTATGCTTGTCAGCATGCAAATGGCAATTGACAGTGAAGATTTACAGGAAATTGACAGAGTTTACAATGAAGTATTAGTAAAAGCGAATCAAAAACTGCGTTCAGAAAAATATACTTACTTTGATTTGAACAATTTAGAAGATTCAGCTTTACGTAGTTTGATTGCTCAATCCATTGTTTATGCACGAAATAATGATGTAGAGTTTACATTGGAAGTAAAGGATGTTATTACTAGATTGTCAATGGATTTACTTGATCTTGTTCGCATCATGAGTATTCTCTTAAACAATGCTGTTGAAGGAGCCGCGGATAGTTACTTGAAACAAATGGAAGTTGCAGTCATTAAAATGGATTTTGAGACAGTTATAGTCATCCAGAATTCATGTAAAATCACTATGACGCCTTCAGAGGACTTATTTGCCTTAGGTTTCTCTACCAAGGGAAGAAATAGAGGTTTAGGGCTTAATAATGTCAAAGAGATTCTAGATAAATATGACAACATTATGTTAGAAACAGAGATGGAAGACAACACATTTAGACAAATTATTAGATTTAAGAGGGAATTCGAATGA
- the comC gene encoding competence-stimulating peptide ComC yields the protein MKNTVKLEQFKEVTETELQEIRGGEWRIPELIRNLIFPKRK from the coding sequence ATGAAAAATACAGTAAAGTTGGAACAATTTAAAGAAGTAACAGAAACAGAATTGCAGGAGATTCGGGGTGGGGAATGGAGAATTCCAGAATTAATACGTAATCTTATTTTTCCAAAAAGAAAATAA
- the rlmH gene encoding 23S rRNA (pseudouridine(1915)-N(3))-methyltransferase RlmH, giving the protein MKIKIITVGKLKEKYLKDGIAEYTKRISRFATVEIIELADEKTPDKASESENHKILEIEGNRILSKIGERDFVVVLAIEGKIFSSEEFSRQLEQASIKGFSTLTFIIGGSLGLSPAVKYRANLSVSFGRLTLPHQLMRLVLVEQIYRAFTIQQGSPYHK; this is encoded by the coding sequence ATGAAAATAAAAATTATAACAGTTGGAAAACTGAAGGAAAAATATCTTAAAGATGGCATTGCTGAATATACTAAACGAATTTCTCGTTTTGCTACTGTAGAAATTATTGAATTAGCCGATGAAAAAACTCCAGATAAGGCAAGTGAGTCAGAAAATCACAAAATATTAGAAATAGAGGGAAATCGAATTCTTTCTAAAATTGGAGAAAGAGATTTTGTAGTTGTGTTAGCAATTGAAGGAAAAATTTTCTCCTCAGAAGAATTCAGTAGACAGCTGGAACAGGCTTCTATAAAGGGATTTTCTACCCTTACATTTATTATTGGTGGAAGTCTGGGACTATCCCCTGCTGTGAAGTATCGAGCGAATCTTTCTGTTAGTTTTGGACGTTTGACCTTGCCACATCAGTTAATGAGATTAGTTCTTGTTGAACAAATTTATCGTGCTTTTACCATTCAGCAGGGATCCCCTTATCATAAATAG
- a CDS encoding S1C family serine protease, whose amino-acid sequence MKHLQTFYKKGVTFLIIILIGFLSGALGSFVTLQLYQKQGNQATNNTTNTVTQTSYKNENATTQAVNKVKDAVVSVITYSANRQNSVFGNDETDTDTDSQQVASEGSGVIYKKNGKDAYLVTNTHVIKGASKVDIRLADGTKVPGEIVGSDTFSDIAVVKISSEKVTTVAEFGDSSKLNVGETAIAIGSPLGSEYANTVTQGIISSLNRNVSLKSQDGQAISTKAIQTDTAINPGNSGGPLVNIQGQVIGITSSKIASNGGTSVEGLGFAIPSNDAQNIIKQLESDGKVTRPALGIQMVNLANIGASDLRKLNIPSSVTSGVVVKSVQSNMPASGHLEKYDVITKVDDKNISSSTDLQSALYNHSIGDTIKITYYRNGKEETTTVKLDKSTSDLES is encoded by the coding sequence ATGAAACACTTACAAACATTTTACAAAAAAGGAGTTACCTTTCTTATCATCATTCTGATAGGATTTTTGAGTGGAGCCTTGGGAAGTTTTGTAACATTGCAGCTTTATCAGAAACAAGGAAATCAAGCTACAAATAACACTACAAACACTGTTACTCAGACTTCCTACAAAAATGAAAATGCAACAACTCAGGCCGTTAATAAGGTAAAAGATGCCGTTGTGTCGGTTATCACTTATTCAGCAAATCGGCAAAATAGTGTTTTTGGAAATGACGAGACAGATACGGATACCGACTCTCAACAGGTAGCAAGTGAAGGTTCTGGTGTTATTTACAAAAAGAATGGGAAAGATGCCTACCTTGTGACAAATACCCACGTTATTAAAGGAGCTTCAAAAGTTGATATCCGTTTAGCAGACGGTACAAAAGTTCCTGGTGAAATTGTCGGTTCTGATACGTTCTCTGATATTGCTGTCGTAAAAATTTCTTCAGAAAAAGTCACAACCGTAGCAGAATTTGGAGATTCTAGCAAACTAAATGTTGGTGAGACTGCAATCGCAATTGGTAGTCCTCTAGGATCAGAATATGCCAATACAGTTACCCAAGGAATCATTTCAAGTCTCAATCGAAATGTCTCTCTAAAATCTCAAGATGGTCAAGCGATTTCTACAAAAGCTATTCAGACAGATACGGCCATTAACCCTGGTAACTCTGGTGGTCCACTGGTAAATATTCAAGGACAAGTCATCGGTATTACATCAAGTAAAATTGCAAGTAATGGTGGAACCTCTGTCGAAGGTCTTGGTTTTGCAATCCCATCAAATGATGCTCAAAATATTATTAAACAGCTTGAAAGTGACGGTAAAGTGACTCGCCCTGCTCTTGGAATTCAAATGGTTAATTTAGCTAATATCGGAGCTAGTGATCTTAGAAAACTCAATATTCCAAGTAGCGTAACTTCTGGTGTAGTGGTAAAATCTGTTCAAAGTAATATGCCTGCATCTGGTCACCTTGAAAAATACGACGTTATTACCAAAGTTGACGACAAGAATATTTCTTCGTCAACAGATTTACAGAGTGCTCTTTACAACCATTCTATCGGAGACACCATTAAAATTACCTACTATCGAAATGGGAAAGAGGAGACTACAACTGTTAAGCTAGATAAAAGTACAAGTGATTTAGAATCTTAA
- a CDS encoding ParB/RepB/Spo0J family partition protein, translating to MEKFEMISISDIQKNPYQPRKEFDVKKLKELAQSIKENGVIQPIIVRQSPVIGYEILAGERRYRASLLAGLTSIPAVVKHLSDQEMMIQSIIENLQRENLNPVEEARAYESLVEKGFTHTEIADKMGKSRPYITNFIRLLSLPDYILSEVENGKISQAHARSLVGLDKEQQEYFFQLIKNEDISVRKLETLLTEKKQKKQKKSDSFIKDEEDKLKKLLGLNVEIKLSKKDTGKVIISFSNQEEYDRIINSLK from the coding sequence ATGGAAAAATTTGAAATGATTTCTATCTCGGACATACAAAAAAATCCTTACCAACCTCGGAAAGAATTTGATGTAAAAAAATTAAAAGAATTAGCTCAGTCAATCAAAGAAAATGGGGTCATCCAACCCATCATCGTTCGTCAATCTCCTGTAATTGGTTATGAAATCCTCGCAGGAGAGAGACGATATCGGGCTTCTCTCTTGGCTGGTCTGACTTCTATTCCAGCCGTTGTGAAACACCTCTCAGATCAGGAAATGATGATTCAGTCTATCATTGAGAATTTACAGAGAGAAAACTTGAATCCAGTTGAAGAAGCACGCGCCTACGAATCTTTAGTAGAGAAAGGATTTACTCACACTGAGATAGCGGATAAAATGGGGAAATCTCGACCTTATATCACTAATTTTATTCGTTTACTTTCCCTACCAGATTATATCTTATCTGAAGTAGAAAATGGAAAAATTTCTCAAGCTCATGCACGTTCACTAGTTGGTTTGGATAAAGAGCAACAAGAATATTTCTTCCAATTGATCAAAAACGAAGATATCTCTGTGAGAAAGTTAGAAACACTGCTGACAGAGAAAAAACAAAAGAAGCAGAAAAAAAGTGATTCTTTCATCAAAGATGAGGAAGATAAATTAAAAAAACTACTTGGATTAAATGTAGAAATTAAACTTTCTAAAAAAGATACTGGAAAGGTTATTATTTCTTTTTCAAACCAAGAAGAATATGACAGAATTATCAACAGCCTGAAATAA
- the dnaA gene encoding chromosomal replication initiator protein DnaA, translated as MKEKQFWNQILELAQERLTRSMYDFYATPAELIKVEGNVATIFLPRPEMEMVWKKQLKDIIVAAGFEVYDTEIKTQFVLTKPEEESSTYVMDSENSNHYVASQANIAIPYSETGLKEKYTFDNFIQGDGNIWAKSAALAVSEDLALTYNPLFIYGGPGLGKTHLLNAIGNEILKNIPEARVKYIPAESFINDFLEHLRLGEMEKFKKTYRSLDLLLIDDIQSLSGKKVATQEEFFNTFNALHSNQKQIVLTSDRSPKHLEGLEERLVTRFSWGLTQNITPPDFETRIAILQSKTEHLDYNFQSDTLEYLAGQFDSNVRELEGAINDITLIARVKKIKDITIDIAAEAIRARKQDVSQLLVIPIDKIQTEVGNFYGVSVKEMKGTRRVQNIVLARQVAMYLARELTDNSLPKIGKEFGGKDHTTVIHAHAKIKSLIDEDDNLRLEIEAIKKKIK; from the coding sequence GTGAAAGAAAAACAATTTTGGAATCAAATCTTGGAATTGGCTCAAGAAAGATTGACACGTTCCATGTACGATTTCTATGCCACACCTGCTGAACTCATAAAAGTGGAGGGAAATGTAGCTACTATCTTTTTACCTAGACCTGAAATGGAAATGGTTTGGAAAAAACAACTCAAAGATATCATTGTGGCTGCTGGTTTTGAAGTTTATGATACTGAAATAAAAACTCAATTTGTCTTAACAAAGCCTGAGGAAGAATCTTCAACCTATGTCATGGATTCTGAAAATAGCAATCATTATGTAGCTTCACAGGCCAATATTGCTATTCCATATTCTGAAACAGGATTAAAGGAAAAATATACCTTTGATAACTTTATTCAAGGAGATGGGAATATCTGGGCTAAGTCTGCTGCTCTGGCTGTTTCCGAAGACCTCGCCTTGACTTATAATCCCCTTTTCATTTATGGTGGTCCTGGACTAGGGAAAACCCACTTACTGAATGCTATCGGAAATGAAATTCTAAAAAATATTCCTGAAGCTCGGGTTAAGTATATTCCTGCTGAAAGTTTTATCAACGACTTTCTTGAGCATCTGAGGCTCGGGGAAATGGAAAAATTTAAAAAAACTTACCGAAGTCTTGATCTCTTACTGATTGATGATATCCAATCTCTCAGTGGCAAAAAGGTTGCAACTCAAGAAGAATTTTTCAATACTTTCAACGCTCTTCATAGCAATCAAAAACAAATCGTTCTGACTAGTGACCGAAGTCCTAAACATTTAGAAGGCCTTGAGGAAAGACTTGTCACGCGCTTTAGCTGGGGCTTGACTCAAAATATCACACCACCTGACTTTGAAACACGAATTGCCATTCTTCAAAGTAAAACGGAACATTTGGACTATAATTTTCAAAGCGATACACTAGAATACCTAGCAGGTCAATTCGATTCAAATGTTCGAGAACTTGAAGGAGCAATCAACGATATCACTTTAATTGCCAGAGTAAAGAAGATTAAGGATATCACCATTGATATCGCTGCTGAAGCTATCAGAGCTCGCAAACAAGATGTTAGCCAACTGCTAGTCATTCCAATTGACAAAATCCAAACTGAAGTTGGTAATTTTTATGGAGTGAGTGTCAAAGAAATGAAAGGGACGAGACGAGTTCAGAATATCGTTTTGGCGCGTCAAGTAGCCATGTATCTAGCTAGAGAACTGACAGATAATAGTCTTCCAAAAATCGGAAAAGAATTCGGAGGAAAGGATCACACCACCGTTATTCATGCCCATGCTAAAATTAAATCCTTGATTGACGAAGACGATAATTTACGTTTAGAAATAGAAGCAATCAAAAAGAAAATTAAGTAG
- the dnaN gene encoding DNA polymerase III subunit beta, translating to MIHFSINKNLFLQALNTTKRAISSKNAIPILSTIKIDVTNEGITLIGSNGQISIENFISQKNEDAGLLITSLGSILLEASFFINVVSSLPDVTLDFKEIEQKQIVLTSGKSEITLKGKDSEQYPRIQEISASTPLVLETKLLKKIINETAFAASTQESRPILTGVHFVLSQHKELKTVATDSHRLSQKKLTLEKNGDDFDVVIPSRSLREFSAVFTDDIETVEIFFANNQILFRSENISFYTRLLEGNYPDTDRLIPTDFNTTITFDVVNLRQSMERARLLSSATQNGTVKLEIKGGVVSAHVHSPEVGKVNEEIDTEQVTGDDLTISFNPTYLIDSLKALNSEKVTISFISAVRPFTLVPADTDEDFMQLITPVRTN from the coding sequence ATGATTCATTTTTCAATTAATAAAAATTTATTTCTACAAGCCCTAAATACCACAAAACGAGCAATTAGCTCCAAAAATGCTATTCCAATTTTATCAACAATCAAAATTGATGTTACCAATGAAGGGATTACTTTAATTGGCTCAAATGGTCAAATTTCCATTGAAAATTTCATTTCTCAAAAGAATGAAGATGCAGGTCTTTTGATTACTTCCTTAGGTTCGATTCTTCTTGAGGCTTCTTTCTTTATCAATGTTGTATCTAGTCTTCCAGACGTAACGCTTGATTTCAAAGAGATTGAACAAAAACAAATTGTCTTAACAAGTGGAAAATCAGAAATCACCTTAAAAGGAAAAGATAGCGAACAATATCCACGAATCCAAGAAATTTCAGCAAGTACTCCTTTGGTTCTTGAAACAAAACTGCTCAAGAAAATTATCAATGAGACAGCTTTTGCTGCAAGTACGCAAGAAAGTCGTCCCATCTTAACAGGTGTACACTTCGTATTGAGCCAACACAAAGAACTAAAAACAGTTGCGACAGACTCTCATCGTCTTAGCCAGAAAAAATTGACTCTTGAAAAAAATGGCGATGATTTCGATGTGGTAATTCCTAGTCGCTCTCTACGCGAATTTTCAGCTGTATTTACGGATGATATTGAAACTGTAGAGATTTTCTTTGCAAATAATCAAATCCTCTTTAGAAGCGAAAATATTAGCTTCTACACTCGTCTCCTAGAAGGAAACTATCCTGATACGGATCGTTTGATTCCAACAGACTTTAACACAACAATTACTTTTGATGTTGTCAACTTGCGTCAATCAATGGAACGTGCTCGTCTCTTATCAAGTGCGACTCAAAATGGTACTGTGAAGCTTGAAATTAAAGGTGGTGTTGTTAGCGCCCATGTTCATTCTCCTGAAGTTGGTAAAGTAAACGAAGAAATCGATACTGAGCAGGTTACTGGGGATGATTTAACTATTAGTTTCAACCCGACTTACTTGATTGATTCTCTCAAGGCTTTAAATAGTGAAAAAGTAACTATCAGCTTTATCTCAGCTGTTCGTCCATTCACTCTTGTTCCAGCAGATACTGATGAAGACTTCATGCAGCTCATTACACCAGTTCGTACAAATTAA
- a CDS encoding DUF951 domain-containing protein, whose product MYQVGNFVEMKKPHACTIKSTGKKANRWEITRVGADIKIKCSNCDHIVMMSRYDFERKMNEIID is encoded by the coding sequence ATGTATCAAGTTGGAAATTTTGTTGAGATGAAAAAGCCACATGCTTGTACAATCAAGTCAACAGGAAAAAAAGCCAATCGTTGGGAAATTACACGTGTAGGGGCAGATATCAAAATCAAATGCAGTAATTGCGACCACATTGTCATGATGAGTCGCTATGATTTTGAACGAAAAATGAATGAGATTATTGACTAA